From a region of the Pecten maximus chromosome 18, xPecMax1.1, whole genome shotgun sequence genome:
- the LOC117316265 gene encoding glutathione S-transferase A-like, protein MAEKEMGLIWGSGSGPCFKAMVALHEKEFGDIKKTLISFSEKGHKGPAVIAKNPKGSVQMFSSDSPQENRRIRTEHTHEKCKSSSSVPTFNDGDIVVNESMAILLYLEHTYPNKGTRLLPSDPAGYAKVIQATMEAQENLTMKIMVKCIFYNMMTDEASRKQESFQKAIKANIEEAQKELAIWEDKLKLSDGDFICGKDFTLADVVLFTFLATVVRFGSSLGKFPALKSYYDRLRERPSIKASWPPHWSEGELADEKKILKGI, encoded by the exons ATGGCTGAGAAAGAAATGGGACTGATCTGGGGATCAGGAAGTGGACCCTGCTTTAAAGCAATGGTTGCTCTCCACGAAAAGGAATTTGGCGACATAAAAAAGACTCTAATTAGTTTTTCTGAAAAGGGACATAAAGGTCCTGCAGTAATTGCTAAAAACCCAAAGGGGTCAG TTCAAATGTTCAGTTCTGATAGTCCCCAAGAAAATAGAAGAATCCGAACCGAACACACACATGAGAAGTGTAAAAGTTCCAGTTCT GTTCCAACATTCAATGATGGCGATATTGTCGTGAACGAATCTATGGCGATTCTTCTTTATCTGGAG CACACATACCCAAATAAGGGCACCAGACTTTTACCATCGGATCCAGCGGGATATGCCAAGGTGATTCAAGCGACCATGGAG GCTCAAGAGAACCTCACTATGAAGATCATGGTCAAATGCATATTTTATAATATGATGACTGACGAAGCATCGCGAAAGCAG GAATCATTCCAAAAAGCCATCAAAGCTAATATAGAGGAGGCACAGAAAGAACTGGCAATATGGGAGGATAAACTGAAATTG TCTGACGGTGACTTTATTTGTGGAAAAGACTTCACACTCGCTGATGTGGTATTGTTTACTTTCCTGGCAACAGTTGTACGATTTGGCAGCTCGCTCGGAAAATTCCCGGCGCTGAAATCATACTATGATAGGCTGAGAGAGCGACCAAGCATTAAAGCTTCATGGCCACCTCACTGGAGTGAGGGCGAACTGGCAGATGAGAAAAAGATCCTCAAAGGAATTTGA
- the LOC117316266 gene encoding uncharacterized protein LOC117316266 has product MPECELMPDYELLPKCELMPECELLPECELMPECELLPECELMPECELLPECELLPECELLPECELMPECELLPECELMPECELMPECELMPECELMPECELMPECELLPECELLPECELLPVCELLSECELMPECELLPECEVMPSVNYCPSVNYCQCVNYCQSVN; this is encoded by the coding sequence ATGCCCGAGTGTGAACTAATGCCAGATTATGAACTATTGCCAAAGTGTGAACTAATGCCCGAGTGTGAACTATTGCCCGAGTGTGAACTAATGCCCGAGTGTGAACTATTGCCCGAGTGTGAACTAATGCCCGAGTGTGAACTATTGCCCGAGTGTGAACTATTGCCCGAGTGTGAACTATTGCCCGAGTGTGAACTAATGCCCGAGTGTGAACTATTGCCCGAGTGTGAACTAATGCCCGAGTGTGAACTAATGCCCGAGTGTGAACTAATGCCAGAGTGTGAACTAATGCCCGAGTGTGAACTAATGCCAGAGTGTGAACTATTGCCCGAGTGTGAACTATTGCCAGAGTGTGAACTATTGCCAGTGTGTGAACTATTGTCAGAGTGTGAACTAATGCCCGAGTGTGAACTATTGCCCGAGTGTGAAGTAATGCCGAGTGTGAACTATTGCCCGAGTGTGAACTATTGCCAGTGTGTGAACTATTGTCAGAGTGTGAACTAA
- the LOC117316267 gene encoding uncharacterized protein LOC117316267: MPEYELLTECELLPEYELLTECELLPEYELLTECELMPECELLPECELMPECELMPECELLPECELMPECECELMPECELMPECELLPECELMPECELLPECEVMPECELLPECELMPECELMPV, encoded by the exons ATGCCAGAGTATGAACTATTGACAGAGTGTGAACTATTGCCAGAGTATGAACTATTGACAGAGTGTGAACTATTGCCAGAGTATGAACTATTGACAGAGTGTGAACTAATGCCAGAGTGTGAACTATTGCCCGAGTGTGAACTAATGCCCGAGTGTGAACTAATGCCAGAGTGTGAACTATTGCCCGAGTGTGAACTAATGCCAGAGTGTGAA TGTGAACTAATGCCCGAGTGTGAACTAATGCCCGAGTGTGAACTATTGCCAGAGTGTGAACTAATGCCAGAGTGTGAACTATTGCCCGAGTGTGAAGTAATGCCCGAGTGTGAACTATTGCCCGAGTGTGAACTAATGCCCGAGTGTGAACTAATGCCAGTGTGA
- the LOC117316269 gene encoding uncharacterized protein LOC117316269 produces MTKQLYDVPHITDESWARMRKQLYDVPNITDESWARMRKQMYDVPHITDETWIRMTTQLYDVPHITDESWARMRKQLYDVPNITDESWARMRKQMYDVPHITDETWIRMTTQLYDVPHITDESWARMRKQLYDVPNITDESWARMRKQMYDVPHITDETWIRMTTQLYDVPHITDETWIRMTKQLYDVPHITDESWARMRKQLYDVPHITDESWARMRKQLYDVPHITDESWARMRKQLYDVPHITDESWARMRKQLYDAV; encoded by the coding sequence atgaccaaacagctgtatgatgtccctcacatcactgacgagtcctgggcTAGAAtgaggaaacagctgtatgatgtccctaacatcactgacgagtcctgggcTAGAATGaggaaacagatgtatgatgtccctcacatcactgacgagacctggATTAGAatgacgacacagctgtatgatgtccctcacatcactgacgagtcctgggcTAGAAtgaggaaacagctgtatgatgtccctaacatcactgacgagtcctgggcTAGAATGaggaaacagatgtatgatgtccctcacatcactgacgagacctggATTAGAatgacgacacagctgtatgatgtccctcacatcactgacgagtcctgggcTAGAAtgaggaaacagctgtatgatgtccctaacatcactgacgagtcctgggcTAGAATGaggaaacagatgtatgatgtccctcacatcactgacgagacctggATTAGAatgacgacacagctgtatgatgtccctcacatcactgacgagacctggATTAGAatgaccaaacagctgtatgatgtccctcacatcactgacgagtcctgggcTAGAAtgaggaaacagctgtatgatgtccctcacatcactgacgagtcctgggcTAGAAtgaggaaacagctgtatgatgtccctcacatcactgacgagtcctgggcTAGAAtgaggaaacagctgtatgatgtccctcacatcactgacgagtcctgggcTAGAAtgaggaaacagctgtatgatgcagtttaa